Genomic window (Enterobacteriaceae bacterium 4M9):
CTGTAAAAAAATGCCGCGCTGTTAAGCCGCGGCATTTTTAGCAAAACAGCGGTCAAGCCTTACGGGCACTTATACACCTGGCCTACCATCTGGCTTGCGGTTGGCACAAAGCTTGAAAGCAGGTTCTGCGACGGGCTGCTGACGCCATAAATCACGTTACCGCCCATTGCTGCCGCCTGGTTACGCAGGGCGTTTGCCGCGCCGCGCATTGAACCACCGGTTTCGCCATTCTGGCCTGCAAACCAGTTGCTTTGCTCACCGGTTGCTTGTCCCAGCAGCGTACACTCTTTGCCGGGCTGTTCTTCGACAAAGCGGACACTCTGCCCCCCTGCCGTCAGCTGGTTGCTGTTGCTACACCCTGCCAGCAGCAGCACGGCCGCAACCATTCCTGCTGAAAATTTTACGCGCATGTTATTCCTCTTATCACAGACTACGCCCCAGACAATACGACCTTATACCATGCTGCACCGCACAATTATACACGCGTTCTGTCAGAGACTTAGCCCATCTGTCATTTATCACAAGTACGTAATAAGGCTGCAAAAGCAGCGCACTCCACCACATGCCTGGGTACAAATGCACCGCAAGCCCTGTAAAACCTCACGCACGCGTGCATAAAAAAACCCCGGCCAACAGGCCAGGGTTTTTCGGGTGTAGCGGATATCCACTGAGGGATATCCAGGCGATTACATCATACCGCCCATGCCACCCATGCCGCCCATACCACCAGCAGCGCCTAAATCGGCTTTGTCATCTTTCGGCAGGTCAGTCACCATGCATTCGGTGGTG
Coding sequences:
- a CDS encoding DUF4156 domain-containing protein; translation: MRVKFSAGMVAAVLLLAGCSNSNQLTAGGQSVRFVEEQPGKECTLLGQATGEQSNWFAGQNGETGGSMRGAANALRNQAAAMGGNVIYGVSSPSQNLLSSFVPTASQMVGQVYKCP